A genomic segment from Sorangium aterium encodes:
- a CDS encoding acetyltransferase, with the protein MEARDCTRPAAPAVRRLSRLGPLLAAALSFALPGCVEAVTVEQPPPPPALGVRESRTLTLEFLRFDARRFAKTLTLDELKAIPRPTLEGIWLLDLDISTLIENALLKVMYMPPAEVAALSPASRNLVGLLNMTPENADLSGTSLEGLLGVGNAVGLSTSKILSDLTGAAGNERLIPVQITSQAVLENLVSTHPNTQHRRGPVDDEHPDGVYPVAPHSIPVTLYDVVTDFAGLAAQFGPTPLDPGDPDGAKHPGFIKAASGVKAALDDFTMTVRVDVNALPYKGVDATMADVASVNSTPGQIDTLFDFSQDDWLVLDNLARNLSIGELTLAIPESAMLLPGGTSREPAPRGNSPVWEQPLWEFEHILARAGELRAAKIKDHCSSYGPAGTSMSDFEAVKVCIDESGWTEISVDQSVVLEDPPPAPSYFWDILLDVAQARLHDGGLAEGEADLEVTLRDVPVGVKTEDLVASIKKNLASDPAVLKDMALELNDNAAGDADFYLYQPSTESGVAGQRDYLYFVAPDDIRKDADGVRVRDYAYESPGFFSDPALEKKVSTTEEIDGDALHEKVEVKAGDTLYFADDEGHRYEIEVGDKPSPHRLSLTLTRIQ; encoded by the coding sequence GCTGCCCGGCTGCGTCGAGGCCGTCACGGTGGAGCAGCCGCCGCCCCCGCCGGCGCTCGGCGTGCGCGAGAGCCGCACGCTCACGCTCGAGTTCCTGCGGTTCGACGCGAGGCGCTTCGCCAAGACGCTCACGCTCGACGAGCTCAAGGCCATCCCGCGGCCCACCCTCGAAGGGATATGGCTGCTCGATCTCGACATCTCGACGCTCATCGAGAACGCGCTGCTCAAGGTCATGTACATGCCCCCCGCGGAGGTTGCGGCGCTCTCGCCCGCGTCGCGGAACCTCGTCGGGCTCCTGAACATGACGCCGGAGAACGCCGACCTCAGCGGCACGAGCCTCGAGGGCCTGCTCGGGGTCGGCAACGCCGTCGGGCTCTCGACGTCGAAGATCCTCTCGGACCTCACGGGCGCGGCTGGCAACGAGCGGCTCATCCCCGTCCAGATCACCTCGCAGGCCGTCCTGGAGAACCTCGTCAGCACTCACCCGAACACCCAGCACCGGAGAGGGCCGGTCGACGACGAGCACCCGGACGGCGTCTACCCCGTCGCGCCGCACTCCATCCCCGTCACGCTCTACGACGTCGTCACGGACTTTGCCGGCCTCGCCGCGCAGTTCGGCCCGACGCCGCTCGATCCGGGCGACCCGGACGGCGCGAAGCACCCCGGCTTCATCAAGGCCGCTTCGGGGGTGAAGGCGGCCCTCGACGACTTCACGATGACGGTCCGCGTCGACGTCAACGCCCTGCCGTACAAGGGGGTCGACGCCACGATGGCCGATGTCGCGAGCGTCAACAGCACGCCCGGCCAGATCGACACCCTGTTCGACTTCAGCCAGGACGACTGGCTCGTTCTGGACAACCTCGCCAGGAACCTGAGCATCGGCGAGCTGACGCTGGCCATCCCCGAGAGCGCGATGCTCCTGCCGGGCGGCACGAGCCGGGAGCCCGCGCCGCGCGGCAATTCGCCCGTGTGGGAACAGCCGCTCTGGGAGTTCGAGCACATCCTCGCCCGCGCGGGTGAGCTCAGGGCCGCCAAGATCAAGGATCACTGCTCGAGCTACGGGCCCGCGGGCACCTCGATGAGCGACTTCGAGGCCGTGAAGGTCTGCATCGACGAGAGCGGATGGACCGAGATCAGCGTCGACCAGAGCGTCGTCCTGGAAGACCCGCCTCCGGCGCCGTCCTACTTCTGGGACATCCTCCTGGACGTCGCCCAGGCGCGGCTCCACGACGGCGGCCTCGCCGAGGGGGAGGCCGACCTCGAGGTGACCCTGCGCGACGTGCCGGTCGGCGTGAAGACCGAGGATCTCGTCGCGAGCATCAAGAAGAACCTCGCGAGCGATCCGGCGGTCCTCAAGGACATGGCGCTCGAGCTCAACGACAACGCCGCCGGCGACGCGGACTTCTATCTCTATCAGCCGAGCACCGAGAGCGGCGTCGCCGGCCAGCGGGATTACCTCTACTTCGTCGCGCCCGACGACATCCGCAAGGACGCGGACGGCGTGCGCGTGCGCGACTATGCCTACGAGAGCCCTGGCTTCTTCTCCGACCCCGCGCTCGAGAAGAAGGTGTCGACGACCGAGGAGATCGACGGCGACGCGCTCCACGAGAAGGTGGAGGTCAAGGCAGGAGATACGCTGTACTTCGCGGACGACGAGGGGCACCGCTACGAGATCGAGGTCGGCGACAAGCCGAGCCCCCATCGCCTCTCGCTCACCCTCACCCGGATCCAGTGA